One segment of Pasteurella skyensis DNA contains the following:
- the ubiB gene encoding ubiquinone biosynthesis regulatory protein kinase UbiB, whose amino-acid sequence MGFKNLRRFYQIIATFLRYGIDEAIPQHPLTSSIVIGRKGLFWIKNQHKNEEFGVRLRLVLEELGPVWIKLGQMLSTRRDLFSAELADQLALLQDSVEPFDGAKAREIIEIALDGKLETWFDDFDEIALASASIAQVHTAKFNNTQPLAGKEVVLKVIRPDIEDVIKSDIDLMYRLASFIPKLSPEGKRLRAVEVVKEYEKTLRDELDLCREMNNAIRLKANFQDSEELYIPEMYPDLCRKNVIVMERIYGIPVANIEELKANGTDMKLLSERGVQVFFTQVFRDSFFHADMHPGNIFVNPNHPENPQYIGIDCGIVGQLNKHDKRYLAESFVAFFNRDYRRVALMHVESGWTPEDTDIDAFEQAFREVCEPIFAKPLSEISFGQVLVNLFKVARDFNMEVQPQLVLLQKTLLYIEGLGRQIYPELDLWQTAKPFLQEWLDEQVGAKAMLKDIQQRLPQFREHFAEFPEAMFNAFQQQKQINKHLLAINQSLEKQAKNSEKRTRWCVVGAVLIGTLWKFDTLPLWVSIPLLMIELGLLIK is encoded by the coding sequence ATGGGATTTAAAAATTTACGTCGATTTTACCAAATTATTGCCACCTTTTTACGTTATGGTATTGATGAGGCGATTCCTCAACATCCTTTGACTTCGTCGATTGTTATTGGACGTAAAGGGCTATTTTGGATAAAAAATCAACATAAAAATGAAGAGTTTGGTGTGCGTTTACGATTAGTACTGGAGGAACTTGGCCCTGTATGGATTAAGTTAGGACAGATGCTCTCTACTCGTCGAGATCTATTTTCTGCTGAATTGGCGGATCAACTTGCGTTACTGCAAGATTCCGTAGAACCTTTTGATGGCGCTAAGGCTCGTGAAATTATTGAAATAGCATTAGATGGCAAGTTGGAAACGTGGTTTGACGACTTTGATGAAATAGCGCTTGCTTCGGCTTCTATTGCACAGGTACATACAGCAAAATTTAATAACACTCAGCCTTTGGCAGGTAAAGAGGTGGTATTAAAAGTTATTCGCCCTGATATTGAAGATGTTATTAAATCTGATATTGATCTAATGTATCGCTTAGCCAGTTTTATCCCTAAATTATCCCCAGAGGGTAAGCGGTTGCGTGCTGTTGAAGTTGTCAAAGAGTATGAAAAAACGCTACGTGATGAATTAGATTTATGTCGAGAAATGAATAATGCGATTCGTCTAAAAGCCAATTTTCAAGACAGTGAAGAATTATATATTCCTGAAATGTATCCTGATTTATGCCGTAAAAATGTGATCGTAATGGAGCGAATTTATGGTATCCCAGTTGCAAATATTGAAGAATTAAAAGCTAATGGTACGGATATGAAACTGCTATCCGAACGAGGGGTGCAAGTTTTTTTCACTCAGGTATTTCGAGATAGTTTTTTTCACGCAGATATGCACCCTGGTAATATTTTTGTTAACCCTAATCACCCTGAAAACCCACAGTATATTGGGATTGATTGTGGGATTGTCGGACAGCTTAATAAACACGATAAACGTTATTTAGCCGAAAGTTTTGTGGCATTTTTTAATCGTGATTACCGTCGTGTTGCCTTAATGCACGTAGAATCAGGTTGGACGCCTGAAGACACTGATATTGATGCTTTTGAACAAGCCTTTAGAGAGGTATGCGAACCTATTTTTGCTAAACCGTTATCGGAGATTTCGTTTGGTCAGGTGTTGGTAAATTTATTTAAGGTTGCACGTGACTTTAATATGGAGGTTCAGCCTCAATTAGTATTACTGCAAAAAACGTTACTTTATATTGAAGGTTTAGGTAGACAGATTTATCCAGAACTGGATTTGTGGCAAACGGCGAAACCTTTCTTACAAGAGTGGCTCGATGAGCAAGTTGGCGCAAAAGCGATGTTAAAAGATATTCAACAACGATTACCGCAATTTAGAGAGCATTTTGCTGAATTTCCAGAGGCGATGTTTAATGCTTTTCAGCAACAAAAACAGATTAATAAGCACTTGTTAGCGATTAACCAAAGCTTAGAAAAACAAGCTAAAAATAGTGAAAAACGTACTCGTTGGTGTGTGGTTGGGGCCGTGTTAATAGGGACTTTGTGGAAGTTTGATACATTACCTTTGTGGGTGAGTATTCCGCTATTAATGATTGAGTTAGGATTGTTAATCAAATAA
- the tatA gene encoding twin-arginine translocase TatA/TatE family subunit, with protein sequence MGISMWQLVLIVVVVVLLFGTKKLRTLGSDLGESVKGFKKAMSDEQTEENQVSKKSDQE encoded by the coding sequence ATGGGTATTAGTATGTGGCAATTAGTGCTGATTGTTGTTGTAGTGGTGTTACTTTTTGGTACTAAAAAATTACGTACACTAGGTTCTGATTTAGGTGAATCGGTCAAAGGCTTTAAAAAAGCAATGAGTGATGAGCAAACTGAAGAAAATCAAGTTTCAAAAAAATCAGATCAAGAATAG
- the tatB gene encoding Sec-independent protein translocase protein TatB translates to MFDIGFFELVLISIIGLVVLGPQRLPSAIKTVSGWIRAIKNLANTVQDEFSEELRLQELQESIKKAEELNLKNLSPELSETIDDLKRSAKELEQSIKNEDVNKDLDKNTVFEDELAELAEEDEEEEIIFEEPNDVSSHINKSKEKQNVS, encoded by the coding sequence ATGTTTGATATTGGTTTTTTTGAATTAGTCCTTATTTCTATTATTGGATTGGTGGTGCTAGGCCCTCAGCGATTGCCCTCTGCAATAAAAACAGTATCAGGCTGGATAAGAGCAATAAAAAATCTCGCTAATACTGTTCAAGATGAGTTTTCTGAAGAATTGAGGTTACAAGAACTACAAGAAAGTATCAAAAAAGCGGAAGAACTTAATCTAAAAAACCTTTCTCCTGAATTGAGTGAAACTATTGATGATTTAAAACGTTCAGCTAAAGAGCTCGAACAAAGTATTAAAAATGAAGATGTGAATAAAGATCTTGATAAAAATACAGTATTTGAAGATGAACTAGCAGAGTTAGCAGAAGAAGATGAAGAGGAAGAAATCATTTTTGAGGAACCGAATGATGTATCTTCACATATAAATAAATCAAAAGAGAAACAAAATGTCAGTTGA